CCATTTGAAAGTTATCGGTCGTGCTGTGTCCTCCCATTTTATCCCCATCTTGTTACTAAGTATGTAAAAGGCTGCCTGGCACTCATAATTGGGGACCACCCTGTCATGCAATTTAGTAATGTCATCAAATTTCTAAAATCTGCACAAATGCTACACAAGCTTCAAGTTCATTTTACTTTAACACTCCATAATGAATGACTTCAACAATAATTTTAATCTCTATGAACTTGCTTTTAACCGACAGCTTTCGCTTGGTGCAAAATAGCCTTAGGTGCTTTTGCGCCAAAAAATCAGACATAAGTCTGTAAAAGTTGTAGCTGTTCAATCTTGGCGTACTGCTATTCATTTTCTCTTATGTCCCACATGTTGCAAGGTATTATATGCGGAAAGAAGCACGAATTGTCTATGTCTTGTCTCACATACATGCATGGTGAACTTTATTAAACAGTAAGAAGCCCAAACTAGTCTTTCCAAAAATATGCTCTACAATGCAGGTATCGCACAAGACATGCACAAACCAACGCCACCTAGATTCCACCGTATTTGGGGCTCACCAGACTTGCCACCGCCTTAATGTAAACACTGCAGTCAATACTCCAACACAAAACACATGCTCTGGCACTGCTTAGCCGCGCCACCACTCCTCCTGAGGAACCCAACTCTTATTGATTCTAACGCCGGGTGGCCTATAAGATACAAGATCAGCGGTTGCTTGCTGCGTTCATCGAATCGGCACTGGCGCATGCAACAAGCAATACCCTGGACTGAGGGTCTATAATACACCTCTAAAActcaagttctctctctctcttcaacggCAACAAAACCTGGGAGATGGAGTACCTGAACGGGGCCGTCTTCGTCCTTGTCCTTCGACTTGCTCTCGAGCAGCGCCCGCTGCCGAGCTGTCATTAGCGTAGGGTCTTTCATCTTGCGGAGCTCGTCGTCTACCTCTTCGAGGCGACCAGACTCCAAGGCCTCGAGCCAGgcctcttcttcgtcctcgcTGTGACTACTCGGCTCGTCTGCCCTAGTCACGTTCTTCTCCAGCGCCTGCTGGCCGCCGATCTtaattttgagcttcaatgcaGGCTTGCTGCCGTCTCCACTCTGCGGGCTCGCGGGCGGCGATGGAGCTTCTTCCTCTTGATCCGTGCCACCGCGCTTGCGTTTGTGCTTCTTGTGCTTGTGCTTCTTGTGCCGCTTGTGCGATGGAAGCAGACCAAGCACGTCGACGTCTTCATCCTTGGTTTCTCTCTTCTTCGGCATCATTGCGGGCCTTTGTTGGAGCTGCTGAACTCGAAGCAGATGTTAGCGGTTGAGAGCGCTCATAGCCATTGAATTAGATACCTTTAGCATTTGTAGCGTTCCTTCTGTGGCTGTACTCTAATCATGCCCAAATAATATCCCTGCAGCTAACCATAGCTTACTGCATTCCTGGTTGGGCTCACGTGATACTAAACGTGACAGTCACAGTGGTTACGGCCACATTACGGCATGCAAAGCAATTGGCAAATCCTGACAGGCGGTTTCGATGATGCACACTTGGGGTCCTAGGTAAAGTGCCTCGATGTGCCCGTCGTCGTTTGGTGCCCAGAGCCACGCCCTGGCGAACCGCAGAACACCTACAGCTCGTACCTCTACGTGCGCCTGTTCGACTTTGCCTGCCTTGCGCCTGCCTCTGGGCAACAAAAAATGAGTCTCGAAGGCTAACTGCAGATGCTCTAGGCTTTTGCGGACTGCATGCACTTAAAGCCCGTCCATACGGCGGTGACGCGCGGATGGAAGGGTTTTACATGCACAGAAGAGCCGAAAACCCCTATCGAAAAAGGGTATGGCCACCTTGTCAAATAATGAAGAACCACTGTCACAGAAACCCTACACAACGCTTTCCCTACATAAAACACAGATCACCACGAACCAGCTACGAGCACATCGAAAATGGATTtcaccgctctttctgcgcacgcgcgaggagcagtagttgcgagagagaaatgtgagGGGACAGcattgagaaggcgcgatgctggcgccgagcaacgccgtggcgtgttcgtcctcggcgtgatcgtcctctggaccgcgcgttgttcaacgttGTTCATGTGATTGTGCGTGCGTTCCTTGTGTGTTGGTTtgaggttctgtgttacttggcggaaagccgtgagtagtggcggtgcggcagaGCGGCTTTGGcatcggtgagctctggcagtacagaatctgcgttgtgtgacccgtgcccCCTTGGCAATTGAAATGTCGAAGTGGCCTAGcccctcggcagcgaagttctgcgaaccgcgatgtgacGTCGCCGTgcccgactttgcttaacgggcatcgagggatgtgctgctcgctgcaagtcatgtaaatgcaactgcgtcgaccgcccactgttcagcgctgaatgtgtgtttggtgtgctctgcttgaaacgagtggtgcagccgtgcagcggggctggtggaggagcagagtggcgcgttcacagacatgtgctccagTTTTGGTCTCATTTGCGGCTgacgcgggattgtggtgtgctagctccttccctagtatgaagtttacgacgctaacacacagcatgttcacgcgcgctatatgtcatttgcatgactcCCGAGTTTAAAGCGAGACATAtctctgtgttctttgcgtttgtgtattgtaaattactttctattgtggaagttctgggagtcttattacgcaaggagtgcgaacgtaaacataaacacatatgcgtgtgtgaaattttgaattacccataataccctttacgactgataagtgggctacacggcctgtgtgaatcagctaccgtatgttgcgacgctctttcgtgtggtagaatgatgcatggtgcgcgtttatttctgtactgttgtaaaaaacatttgtttattcactcaatacaaatgtacggcttctttgccgcagtacattttagttacgcggtgaagcgtactaaaagtgggagggggccgctatcagccagcatagtatgtccacttaggcgaccggagaggcggcgggtgcgcgagtgtataattaaagaactcttattatgtccagtgacagtggag
This genomic window from Dermacentor albipictus isolate Rhodes 1998 colony unplaced genomic scaffold, USDA_Dalb.pri_finalv2 scaffold_480, whole genome shotgun sequence contains:
- the LOC139054011 gene encoding INO80 complex subunit B-like; this encodes MMPKKRETKDEDVDVLGLLPSHKRHKKHKHKKHKRKRGGTDQEEEAPSPPASPQSGDGSKPALKLKIKIGGQQALEKNVTRADEPSSHSEDEEEAWLEALESGRLEEVDDELRKMKDPTLMTARQRALLESKSKDKDEDGPVQVEPIKEMTEEMIQRRMQRAKKRKQQAEEKKEKDKKQTIERLLKKSESRLRASKKPAKKADTPKVSLLRSSEAGTLLMFPAGLPFPLAPAAAPREYPQKALCGIKGCPNPKKYSCSKTGVSLCSLECYKANMLQMCV